One Grus americana isolate bGruAme1 chromosome Z, bGruAme1.mat, whole genome shotgun sequence DNA window includes the following coding sequences:
- the ENC1 gene encoding ectoderm-neural cortex protein 1 translates to MSVSMHENRKSRASTGSINIYLFHKSSYADSVLTHLNLLRQQRLFTDVLLHAGNRSFPCHRAVLAACSRYFEAMFSGGLKESQDSEVNFHNSIHPEVLELLLDYAYSSRVIINEENAESLLEAGDMLEFQDIRDACAEFLEKNLHPTNCLGMLLLSDAHQCTKLYELSWRMCLSNFQSISKSEDFLQLPKDMVVQLLSSEELETEDERLVYESAINWVNYDLSKRHCFLPELLQTVRLALLPAIYLMENVAMEELITKQRKSKEIVEESIRCKLKILQNDGVVTSLCARPRKTGHSLFLLGGQTFMCDKLYLVDQKAKEIIPKADIPSPRKEFSACAIGCKVYITGGRGSENGVSKDVWVYDTLHEEWSKAAPMLVARFGHGSAELKHCLYVVGGHTAATGCLPASPSVSLKQVEQYDPVTNKWTMVAPLREGVSNAAVVSAKLKLFAFGGTSVSHDKLPKVQCYDQCENRWTVPATCPQPWRYTAAAVLGNQIFIMGGDTEFSACSAYKFNSETYQWTKVGDVTAKRMSCHAVASGNKLYVVGGYFGIQRCKTLDCYDPTLDAWNSITTVPYSLIPTAFVSTWKHLPS, encoded by the coding sequence ATGTCAGTCAGCATGCATGAAAATCGCAAATCTAGGGCCAGTACTGGCTCCATAAACATATACTTGTTCCACAAGTCATCCTATGCTGATAGTGTCCTTACTCACCTGAACCTTCTGCGTCAGCAGCGTCTCTTTACAGATGTACTTCTCCATGCTGGGAACAGGTCATTCCCCTGTCACAGAGCTGTTCTAGCTGCTTGCAGCCGCTATTTTGAAGCAATGTTCAGCGGAGGACTGAAGGAGAGCCAGGACAGTGAAGTCAACTTTCATAACTCAATTCACCCAGAAGTCTTGGAACTTCTTCTGGACTATGCATATTCCTCCAGGGTTATCATCAACGAGGAGAATGCAGAATCGCTGCTGGAGGCCGGTGACATGCTGGAGTTTCAGGATATTCGGGATGCTTGTGCAGAATTTCTGGAGAAGAACCTTCATCCCACCAACTGTCTCggcatgctgctgctgtcagatgCTCACCAGTGCACCAAGCTGTATGAACTCTCTTGGAGGATGTGCCTTAGCAACTTCCAGAGTATCAGTAAAAGCGAAGACTTCCTCCAGCTGCCAAAAGACATGGTAGTGCAGCTCCTTTCCAGTGAAGAGTTGGAAACTGAAGATGAAAGGCTGGTGTATGAATCAGCTATCAACTGGGTTAACTATGACCTGAGTAAGCGGCACTGTTTTCTGCCCGAGCTATTGCAGACGGTGAGACTGGCCCTCTTGCCAGCCATATACCTTATGGAGAATGTGGCCATGGAAGAGCTTATCaccaagcaaaggaaaagcaaagagattGTAGAAGAATCTATAAGATGCAAGTTAAAGATCTTGCAGAATGATGGAGTGGTCACTAGTTTGTGTGCCAGACCCCGTAAAACTGGCCATTCGCTTTTTCTTTTGGGTGGCCAAACCTTTATGTGCGACAAGCTGTACCTGGTGGACCAAAAGGCAAAGGAGATCATTCCAAAGGCAGACATACCAAGTCCACGGAAAGAGTTCAGTGCTTGTGCCATAGGCTGCAAAGTGTATATCACTGGGGGACGAGGGTCAGAAAACGGAGTCTCCAAAGACGTGTGGGTGTATGACACCCTTCACGAGGAGTGGTCAAAGGCTGCTCCCATGCTGGTAGCTAGGTTTGGGCATGGCTCCGCTGAACTTAAGCACTGTTTGTATGTAGTAGGAGGACACACTGCAGCAACTGGTTGCCTTCCAGCTTCCCCTTCAGTATCCTTAAAGCAAGTTGAACAATATGATCCCGTGACCAACAAATGGACCATGGTTGCCCCACTGCGAGAGGGAGTAAGCAACGCAGCTGTAGTCAGTGCAAAGCttaagctgtttgcttttggaGGTACCAGCGTTAGCCATGACAAGCTGCCCAAAGTTCAGTGCTACGATCAGTGTGAAAACAGATGGACAGTACCAGCcacctgcccccagccctggcgcTACACGGCTGCAGCTGTTCTGGGTAACCAGATTTTTATTATGGGTGGAGATACCGAATTCTCTGCGTGCTCCGCTTATAAATTCAACAGTGAGACATACCAGTGGACTAAGGTGGGAGACGTGACAGCTAAGCGAATGAGCTGCCATGCAGTGGCATCTGGAAACAAATTGTACGTGGTTGGAGGCTACTTCGGTATTCAGAGGTGCAAGACGTTGGACTGCTATGATCCCACGTTAGATGCATGGAACAGCATAACAACTGTGCCCTACTCGTTAATTCCCACGGCATTTGTCAGCACATGGAAGCACCTCCCCTCGTAA